The nucleotide window ACATCGACGAACGGTATCGCGTCTCGATGGACGCACGGGTCGCGCTCGCGGGCATTCTCGAACGCTACGCCGGCCGGGTCGCGTCGGCCGCAGCCGTTCTCGCGCGCCACGCCGACCGGCGGACGATCACGCTCGCCGACGTCGAGGCGTATTTCGAACTCGAACCGTACTACCCGACAGAGGAGGCGTCGTGAGCCCAGTCGATCGAGCCGCCGTGGGGTGGGGAAGATGAGATACGGCTATTCGAGCGACTGTCTCAACCACGACACCGGCCCGCGCCATCCCGAGAGTCCCGATCGCCTACGCGCGATCCGGCAGGGACTCTCCAGCCGCCACGGCGTCAAGTACGTCGAGGCCGACGCGATCGACGAGGCGCAGGCCCGTGCGGTCCACGACGACGAATATGTAGAAGAGGTTCGCGAGTTCTGCGCCGACGGCGGCGGCCAGTGGGATCCCGACACGGTGGCCGTCGAGGCGACCTGGGAGGCGGCGCTCAAAAGCGCTGGACAGGCCGTCTGGAGCGCGCACGAGGCGCTCGATGGCAGCGAGGGACGAGAAACGCCGTTCGCCATCGGTCGGCCGCCCGGCCACCACGCGGTCGCCGACGACGCGATGGGGTTTTGCTTCCTCAACAACGCCGCCATCGCCGCCCAGTCGGCGCTCGACGGGGCCGCAGAGCGCGTCGCCATCATCGACTGGGACGTCCACCACGGCAACGGCATCCAGGACATCTTCTACGATCGCGGCGACGTGTTCTACTGCTCGATCCACGAACGGGGGCTCTATCCGGGATCCGGTGAGATCGGTGAGACCGGCGAGGGCGATGGCGAGAGAACGACCGCGAACGTGGCGTTCCCGGCCGGCGGCGACGACGAGGCCTACCTTGCCACCGTCGACGACGTGTTCGCGCCGCTGCTGGCCGATTTCGATCCGGATCTACTGCTCGTGAGCGCCGGTTTCGACGCCCACGAACACGACCCGATCTCGCGGATGACTGTCTCGACGGAGGGGTACGGCGTGCTGGCCGCGCGCATCCGCAATCTCGCCGAGCGCTGCGGGGCCGGCCTCGGCTTCGTTCTCGAAGGTGGCTACGGTCTGGAGACGCTCTCGGAGAGCATCAACAAGGTGAACGAAGTGTTCGAGGGCTACGAACCGGCCGCACCCGACGGCGATGTCGACGATCGGTTACAGTCAGTCATCGACGACGCACGGACGGCTCACGGGCTGGGCGAGAAGTAGTCGGCGAGATCGACACCGAACTCGTCGGCGAGCGCCGGGACGTCGTCGCCGACGAGAACCGAGTAGCCGTCGTCGATCGCCCGTTCGATATCGGTCCCGAGTGCGATCCCGTCGAACCCGTCGGCGAGGAGGTCGTCCGCCGTTCGGTAGTCGCGTTCGCGCTCGACGACGTAGCGGTCGCCGTCGACGAACGGGCCGTCGCAGTCGGCGGTCGCGTAGGTTTCGTAGAAGCGTTCGGCGTGCTCGCGCGCGCTCACCGGCGGACCCACGTGTCGCTCGATGGCGGGGCGCTCGGCGACGGCGAGTTCGTAGAGCAGGACTCCCATGCGGTCGGCGAACGCCCGCGAGCGGAGCACGTCGAAGCCGTGGTCGTCGAGGGCGGTGCGAACGCCCGCGAGCGACTTCTCGAGCTGTGGGTAGAGCTGGTCGTCGACGAGTGACGGCGCGTCGAAGCGGACGGCGACGGGCGTCGTCTCACGGCGATCGAGTTCACGTCGAACGTCCGCCGGCGAGAGCACCGTCGACGTGCGGGGAGCGAAGCGGTCGTCGTCGGGATCGGCGAGCAGCCGGCGCGCGTGGTGTTGGAAGCGTGCGAGGTTGGTGACCGAGAGCACTGCCGCGACGTTGCGCTCGGGGTCGGTGGGGTCGATCACCACGAGCGGATCGTCGAAGCGCCGCGTGCCGTGGCCTTCCGGATCGAAGCGCACGGGAGGCTGCCAGTCGGCGGCCGCCGTGACGAGTTCTCGAAAGCCGCCGTGTTCGAGCACGAGCAGTTCAGTGAGATAGCCAGAGAAGCCGCGGGTGCGGAGGTCGCTGCCGTAGACGCCGATCGCCGAGAGGAACCGTTTGGTAACGCGGACGTCGGTTGCGAGCGCGTCGTCGAGGCGGGCGGCGAGATAGCGCGTGTGGAAGGGGGTGCGATCGACGGCCGAGCGGATGGCCGTCGCGCTCTCGACGCGATAGCAGGGGACGAGATCGACGGCGAACCCCTCGAATTCGCCGGTGACGTAGGGGTGTTCGGCGTACTCCTCGTGGCCGTCGGGCAGCACGGCGTGGCCGATGGCGAGCCCGTGGCGTTCGAGCTCCGCCCGCGGGAGGTCGGGTGGAAATCGGACGAACAGGTCGATGTCGCGATCGCCGGGCAGCCACGTCCCGCGGGCGGTCGAGCCGACGTGGAGCGTGTCGGCCGCGACGGGGCACTCGTCGATGGCCGCCGCGACGCGCTCGTCGAGCCGGGCGGTCGCGGCGTCGAGGCGGGCGCGTTCGTCGGCGTCGGGCGTGACGCGTTCGCGGACCCGCGCGAGGAGCGTGTCGAGGGCGTCGGTCATGCCGTTCCTCCCGCGGCGCTGGGCGAAAGCGTGTCGGTCGAAAGCGAAACGGCTATCAACGAACTCCCGCTTTGTCGAGATAGGGCCGCCGTAGCTCAGTTGGTAGAGCACCTGGTTGTTACCCAGGTTGTCCCAGGTTCGAGCCCTGGCGGCGGCGTCGAACTTCTTCGATTCCGATCCACGAGGGGTAGCTTCGCGACAGCAGTGAAGGTAATCAGCGGATTCGTCGGGCTGTGCCGGCTGTACGACACCGATTTCGCCAACAGACGCACTTTTATGCCACGATGGATGACTATGCCCGTAGACGGGCCCTTAGCTCAGTGGTAAGAGCGCTCGGCTCATAACCGAGTGGTCGTTGGTTCGAATCCGACAGGGCCCATCGATTCTTCGGTCACTCCAGACTTTTCTCCTCGTTCGCGCAGGAAATCGGCGGTCGGCTGTCTTCGCGCGAAAAACCGTGTGGCTCGGGCTCAGTTCCGACGCGTCGCGAGCAGCGCGACCGCGAGCAGTGCGACGACTGCGACGGCGAGGCCGAAGCCGGGACCGGACGAACTACTGTCGCCGCCGCTTTCGTTCCCACCGCTTTTGTTACCGCTGGCGTTCGCATCGGTGCTCTCGGCACCGCCAGCCTCGGTCGCGTCGCCGCCGGTGTCGGTGGCAGCGCTGTCGTTGCCCGCGCTGTCGGTCGCTGCACCGGTGCTGCCGGCGTCCTCGACGGTGACCTGAGCGATATCGACAACGCGGCGGTCACCCTGCGTGATCGGGGGGTCCTGCTGACCGTTCGAGGAGACGAAGTCGAACTGGTCGTTACCGTTGCTGTCGGTGTGGACGACCGCCGTCAGCGACGTCGAACCGTTGACCGGCTCGTCGAGCTGAACGCGGATGTTGTCGGAGGTGCCGGCGCTGAGCGGGTAGGAGGCACCGACGACCTGGTTCGTCTCGTTGCCCGAGCGAGTGCTGTCGTAGATGGCGACGAACCCCTTCTCGGGCAGCGTTGCCGACGAGATGAGCACGCTCTCGCCGCTGCTGTTCTGGTCGTCGAACGTGACGGACGGCCCGCTCGTTCCGCTTGCCGAGTCGCCCGTGCTGCCCGTTGCCGTGCCCGCGTCGGTCGTGCCGGCCGGTGACTGCTGTGCGTGGAGGGAATCAGTGACGGCGAGCGCGCCGCCCGTGCCGGCGCTCACCGCGAGGAGGGCCGCGACGAGAGCGACGGCGATCGAACGTGGTTGCATACTGAGTGCGTCTACAAATCCATCCGACATAAATGTAGAGAT belongs to Halococcus qingdaonensis and includes:
- a CDS encoding DUF7282 domain-containing protein, whose translation is MQPRSIAVALVAALLAVSAGTGGALAVTDSLHAQQSPAGTTDAGTATGSTGDSASGTSGPSVTFDDQNSSGESVLISSATLPEKGFVAIYDSTRSGNETNQVVGASYPLSAGTSDNIRVQLDEPVNGSTSLTAVVHTDSNGNDQFDFVSSNGQQDPPITQGDRRVVDIAQVTVEDAGSTGAATDSAGNDSAATDTGGDATEAGGAESTDANASGNKSGGNESGGDSSSSGPGFGLAVAVVALLAVALLATRRN
- the cca gene encoding CCA tRNA nucleotidyltransferase, with protein sequence MTDALDTLLARVRERVTPDADERARLDAATARLDERVAAAIDECPVAADTLHVGSTARGTWLPGDRDIDLFVRFPPDLPRAELERHGLAIGHAVLPDGHEEYAEHPYVTGEFEGFAVDLVPCYRVESATAIRSAVDRTPFHTRYLAARLDDALATDVRVTKRFLSAIGVYGSDLRTRGFSGYLTELLVLEHGGFRELVTAAADWQPPVRFDPEGHGTRRFDDPLVVIDPTDPERNVAAVLSVTNLARFQHHARRLLADPDDDRFAPRTSTVLSPADVRRELDRRETTPVAVRFDAPSLVDDQLYPQLEKSLAGVRTALDDHGFDVLRSRAFADRMGVLLYELAVAERPAIERHVGPPVSAREHAERFYETYATADCDGPFVDGDRYVVERERDYRTADDLLADGFDGIALGTDIERAIDDGYSVLVGDDVPALADEFGVDLADYFSPSP
- a CDS encoding histone deacetylase family protein encodes the protein MRYGYSSDCLNHDTGPRHPESPDRLRAIRQGLSSRHGVKYVEADAIDEAQARAVHDDEYVEEVREFCADGGGQWDPDTVAVEATWEAALKSAGQAVWSAHEALDGSEGRETPFAIGRPPGHHAVADDAMGFCFLNNAAIAAQSALDGAAERVAIIDWDVHHGNGIQDIFYDRGDVFYCSIHERGLYPGSGEIGETGEGDGERTTANVAFPAGGDDEAYLATVDDVFAPLLADFDPDLLLVSAGFDAHEHDPISRMTVSTEGYGVLAARIRNLAERCGAGLGFVLEGGYGLETLSESINKVNEVFEGYEPAAPDGDVDDRLQSVIDDARTAHGLGEK